The following coding sequences are from one Musa acuminata AAA Group cultivar baxijiao chromosome BXJ1-6, Cavendish_Baxijiao_AAA, whole genome shotgun sequence window:
- the LOC135677435 gene encoding zingipain-1-like has product MDCALKIGALLFLAYGWWGWRTTLGSTPVDMFEQWIAQHGRAYEDKAEKLYRLGVFTRNMEHVNAFLQAGGHSYTIGLNRFADLTKEEFLATYTTGRMRPSDASYPGLEPFRYVNMTAPSSIDWRNKGVVTPVKDQETCGSCWAFSAVASMESINMIAKGSLIPLSEQQLLACDDNDDGCGGGLHYRAFSYVVSNGGITTEANYPYQPNESTCNSTKQSDHAVSITGYGIVPTNDEKLLMNAVANQPVSVSIDAGEFQFYAGGIFDGPCDTYLNHEVTLVGYGTDENGTAYWIAKNSWGTSWGDHGYILLKKDVAQKEGLCGLAIRASYPII; this is encoded by the exons ATGGATTGTGCACTCAAGATTGGAGCGCTGTTATTCCTCGCCTATGGCTGGTGGGGTTGGCGGACGACCTTAGGCAGCACTCCCGTCGACATGTTCGAGCAGTGGATAGCTCAGCACGGGCGAGCGTACGAGGACAAAGCCGAAAAGTTATATCGCCTTGGTGTGTTCACCAGGAACATGGAGCACGTGAACGCCTTCCTCCAAGCCGGGGGACACAGCTACACCATCGGCCTCAACCGCTTCGCGGACCTCACAAAGGAAGAATTCCTTGCTACCTACACCACCGGACGCATGAGGCCATCAGACGCCTCATATCCAGGGTTGGAGCCTTTCCGGTACGTGAATATGACTGCTCCCAGTAGCATCGATTGGCGGAATAAGGGAGTGGTGACCCCTGTCAAGGACCAAGAAACGTGCG GATCTTGTTGGGCATTCTCTGCTGTAGCATCGATGGAAAGCATCAACATGATCGCGAAGGGGAGCCTCATACCTTTGTCGGAGCAACAACTGCTCGCCTGTGACGACAACGATGATGGATGTGGCGGAGGTCTGCATTACCGAGCATTCTCATACGTCGTCTCCAATGGAGGCATCACGACTGAAGCGAACTATCCGTACCAACCGAATGAGTCCACCTGCAACTCCACCAAGCAATCGGACCATGCCGTCTCCATAACCGGCTACGGGATCGTTCCCACGAACGACGAGAAGTTACTCATGAATGCAGTGGCCAACCAACCAGTCTCCGTCTCCATCGATGCCGGCGAGTTCCAGTTCTACGCAGGTGGGATCTTCGACGGGCCTTGTGATACGTACCTGAATCATGAAGTCACTCTCGTGGGCTACGGAACAGATGAGAATGGGACTGCGTATTGGATAGCTAAGAATTCATGGGGCACGTCGTGGGGTGATCACGGCTACATTCTGCTCAAGAAGGACGTTGCTCAAAAGGAAGGACTGTGTGGTCTTGCCATCCGCGCTTCTTATCCCATCATCTAA